Sequence from the Cervus canadensis isolate Bull #8, Minnesota chromosome 16, ASM1932006v1, whole genome shotgun sequence genome:
CTTATTAGATAAGACTAACATGAAATGACTTAAAAATTTCAAGACAGATGAAAACTATACATTTTGGCCACTGCAAAATCCTCCCTTGATTTTGGATGAATACTTCCCAATCCTGtcagggcagggaggagaagggaggtaAGGGGCTTCTGGCGAGAATGAGTTGTAATGAGATGGAAACATTGTATAATGGTTTTCAAACACCTGGTGCTCAAGGAAGCATTTCTTTGTGTTAGTCTACATCTTGGTCTcactgtccatggatttttcaaTTTCGCTTTCCTGGGAAATCAGTTGATATGGTTTcttcatttcattctcttcaaTCACTGAGTTACCCATTTCGACATCCCGGTTCTTCAGTTCATGTCGCGACAAGTGTTCAACAATGCCGGCTCCCAGGGAGTCTCCCAACACATTGGTGGTGGTGCGAAGGCGGTCCCTGGGGAAGAGCAGGGAGGCGTGAAAAACGAGGCTCCAGTAAACATCGTGAGATTTCAGCTCATGTTCTAACTAGCCAGCTAAGTCATTGGGGGCATCTCTTAAGTTCTGCTTCCCTGTCTCCTtctatttaaaattaatctttggttctctttccttccttttaccAGAAGGTCTCAAATTGGACTCTAGAGACCCCTGGAGGTCCCTGAGGCAAAAACAATTTTCATAATAATGCCAAGATATTACTTGCCCCTTTCCATCTCACCTTCTCATGAATGTCTATCTAGTGGAGTTTCTAGAATACTACAACATaacacaaaagttaacaaaagagattgaaggcagaagcagtTAGTCTTGTATTAAGCTAGATATTAAGGAGATCTGCAAAGATGTAAAATGATGTCATTCTTTCCCCTAAGTTTTTGGTTTGGAAGGTGGTATTTTTTCAGAATAACGTTATATGTGTTAACATGTAATGAATTTATTATTGTAATCTTTAAAtgtattcaacattttaaaaatgcccaAGTTTTTCTAACATGATGAATATTGATAGATATGACCCATACAGATTAAAAGAGCTTTGGGAgtcctcaattttttaaatgtaaagggGTTATAAGACTAAAACCTTTGAGAAACATGGGTTTACGCTATAAAAGTCTTCACATGAGTCGAGTAGGACTGTGGGGCAGATAGTGGGCCGAATGCTTCCTACGTACCActgcatttaatcctcatagcacCACTGGGAGGTAGAAGACATTgctgtcttcattttacagaggaaactAGGGTGGCTGGGTAACCCCCCAGGATCACACAGGGGCAGGACACAGGCCACGATCCAAGTGACTGTGGATCTCAAGCTTCAGTTAAttacctcccctccccccccccccaaccttatAGTGCCTTGAGCACTCTGAGCTTTTCGCGGTCATTAGATCTAGCTCACAGCCTCTATGTAGACTCTAGCACCTACTGCGTCCTTCTAGGCTTTCAACCTGGGCATCCGGGGGAGAAATTCTGTAAgtggaagggaaagaagaggagcGGAACGTGTCAGTCGAAAGGGTGAGGGGAAACGGGCCGAGGGATACGCCCTAGAGGTTAGGGTCTAGGGTACTGTTCTTGGAATTTTCCCCAGAGCCAAAAATCAATTCCACTTAATGACGCCAGCTCTCTTCCCACTGTCTTCAGGGCCGCCCCGCTCCCTGTGGGGATCAGATGGGAACATCCGCCCTGTATTACGCCATTGGAATGGGAAGCACAAGGAGAAAGTCTGAGCCAGCCTGGGAGGCCCACACTTCTGTCCCGGCTGCCATGGGGACATGTTGTGCAATTCAGAACTGACTTCGCTGATTTATGTTGACTTTGCAGACAGTGGGTTTCCCAATCCCCAAATGGCTTTATGGAGTGAGAAGTGTTAACAGCCAGATGTACCCTGTGGGCTGATAAGGGGGTGAGTGTGCATAGAGTCTGGGACTCAGGCTCCAGATAGCCACTGGGATCAGGCAGGGAGCACAATTTAATTACAGGTCAAGCTGCCCCTCTTCCTGGAGCCCTTTGGCAGGGGTGCCAGGCTGCCTGGTGTCCTAAGATGACAGAGGGGCCCCCACGACAGCAAGCCGGATGATGCAGTCCGAGTGTACTCACAGGAACCAGTCCACTGCGATGATGAGTGTGATGTCGTCGGTGGGCAGGCCCACAGATGTCAGCACGATGACCATGGTGACCAGGCCTGCCTGAGGAATCCCAGCTGCCCCAATACTGGCAGCCGTTGCTGTGATGCTGTTAGAGGAAGTCCCCAAACAGAAAACCTTTGTTTAAATCTCCCCAAATAGAGAGCAGACCCTATAAAACATGCACAGTGGTGGTGTCTGACTTGCCAAGTTAACATGAGAGGACACACTTCAGAaaattgtaaatgagattgttaaAAAACCCAGAGTTAATAAGCATATTAACTAATACTTATCAAATGCCTATTATGTGCCTCCTGATATGTGAAGCATGGCTTACCTCATTTGCTTCTTGCAACAACCCTTCGGGAGTTGGTCCTACTATtacagccttttctaaatccagaacCTTGTACctagatattgggttggccaaaaagttcttttggccTTTCCCCTAAGATGTTATAGAATACTTCCTCATGTACCTGAAAGTATTTTGTAAGGTCTAAAATACTGTACAGttaaaataacaatttatttCTAATACTTCCTCTATTCAAGCAGAGGACTGTAAGGACTACTGAACTTGTATGGCCACtgtggtcaggaaaaaaaaatcaaatttatgaaTCCAAAAGCAACATGATTTATGAACAAAGTTCTGTAGCACTATCAATATTTTTTACAGAGGCGATGTGAATTTCATTTGTAAGGCACATAACCCACCTGGAACTCAATTTGTTAAATATCTATTTGATAGGCTTATGTGATAATGTGAAAATGTTTTATGAGTAGATATGAAGTGGTATTCATATAGTAATAAGTCTGTGGAAGAGACTGTTCATGGTTCCCTCACATCGTCCCCCTTGTATAGTACCAAGTGTTCTACAGAGTAAGGGACCAGAGCTTGTGGTTGTGTCATCCCTGGGTGTTACCCTCAGCCAGGTGGCCCTGATCACTAGCTCATCATTTAAAGGCATTCTTAAGAAAATGTCATGTAGAATATTCCTTGTACCTGATTGTAATAATCTGTCCAAAGTTCAGTTCAAAGTTGTTAACTTGAGCAATGAAAATGGCAGCCAAAGCCTCATAGAGGGCGGTTCCATCCATGTTGATGGTGGCTCCTACCGGGAGCACGAATCTGGTAACGCGTTTGTCCACGCCATTGTTCTCCTCCAGGCACTTGAAGGTGATGGGCAGGGTGGCGGAGCTGAGCACAGTAAAACAGGACATGTCAGATGACCATCCTGACGATGTGAAGCATGGCTTACCTCATTTGCTTCTTGCAACAACCCTTAGGGAGTTGGTCCTACTATTGTGCCTGTCTGTTTTAGTACTTTGGACAGAGAGTTCCTTCCTCTCCCATATTCTAAATTAAAGGGAACTAAGTCAGCACTATTATAAATAGGGGAGCAGGATTAGGAACAGTGGGTCCCCTCACTGCGTCATTTGACAGCTCTCCTGCTTCTAGGCTCCTCCATGAGGCATTGCTTGTGATTATTCCCCAATCCCCGCAAGAAGAGCAAGTGCCGATGCTCTGGCATCTCAGGTAAATGGCAGCTGGACAAGACAGATGAGAGTGGGCAGGAAAGGACAGttgatttctatttttccccTACAAGTGTGTATAGCCAGCCACTCCCTAAATCCCAAATCAGTCTGGTTAGCATCAGAGTCAAAAAGCCAATGCATGTGTCTGGATGtttaaaacatggaaaaaatgCACCCTGTCACTCCAATCTGAAGGCTCTGGTTCAAAGTAaggtttgaaatatattttctgatagGAATAAGCCATGGATATATCTATACCTGGAGGAAGTTCCCAGAGCTGTGATGAGTGCTTGCAGCAACCCTCCGATGAAAATCCAGGGGTTTTTCCGCGTTACCAGGAAGTAGAGGAGGGGTAGGACAATGACGGCATGGATGAGCAAGCCCACGATGACTGTCACTGTGTACATGGCCAGCTGTCCCCCAATCACCCCCATGTCTTCCATCTCAACAATTTTCCCTGCAATCAGGAAGAGTATGCCCAGAGGGGCGTACCTATGTAGAAGCAACACATGCACAGTTGGAAGTCTGATTTCCAACAAACTGTTTCACAGAAATTACCAAGTGATAAGAAAAAGTCAACGAGAGTTGATTTCCCAACTTTTCTGCCCAGGATACTATGAGGGCTTGCAGAAATTAtgaacttctttctttccttttttaaaatataaatttaaatataaatagtacTTTAGGCTTTCCTTTCACTCAGAATTTCTTTAGgtcacagtttttattttctccaaaacCAAGAAAAATGGTAGGTTCAGAGGTTTTGTTACTTACCTTTTTTCCCTAAATACCTCGGTCACTTTGGGGGTGCTCAGATGCCATCCACTCTCTGagccctccccaccacctcctaCTAAATACCCTGAACAGTCAGAATCCACTGAACCAATTTCCAGACatctgggtggggcagggggggcAGCATTTCCCACATCAGAGACTGATTTCCAAGCTAAAGCAAGATGTATAGCATGCCATTTCAGCGTTTTAGATTTGCAGTCAACTCTCTTTATCAAGGACCACTTTTATTGGTTTTTCCTATATTACAACCTTGTTACAATATTACATActtagtattaattttttttacttaaataaatGTACTATAAGAGGAAATTATATGTTACAGTGCAAATGAAAAACTAACACCATTTGCGATGAGTAGAAGGCaatcataaaataaattcacAGCTATCAAAGCTAATAACATGCATGTATGTACTTCCACAATCAGGTTATAAGTGCTCTACTTAAGCAATTATTATCCACAGGCTGCTACTGCTATTTGCATTCCTTCTTCTAGACCTTGCTCTACATCTGAGCAAGAATTAACATCGGAGACATGAAATGGATTGTATACATTGAATCAAGGCTGTGCTGCCTGGCTTTCAACTCTCTTTGTCTGAAGTATGCTGTAAACTACAACCCAACTCCCATTACCATAAACAGAGAAGTCGATCACCCTTCAGGAGAAGGGTCTGTTGGGAACTGTGGAGGACTTCTTTCACATTGAAAAATACAATGGTTCTTTTAAAAGCCCTTTAAAAACACAGGCCAGGAAAGTATAAGAGTACCTGTTTTCAGAAATGTAATAACTCAATGTTGAATGTGCAGGCAAAATGTACAGCTAGAAAAGCTACATGTGAGGTTCATTCAGCAGCCTTGAATAGACTTCTTTCATAAAAGAGGTGAAAGGTAGAGGCATTTTAATAATATGAAGATAAATGTCCACTTTCAGTCCTGCCAAGGTTTCCAAAGAGGGCCCCCAGCATTTCAACAGGGACGCCTGTGGAGACCGCACTCTGATCATCTTTGTGTTTCCGACTTCATATCCATCTTGTACAAACTCCTGAAAAATGGATTCTCTGGGCTTCGGTGGCAATAAAGACCAAGGATATTTTTAATCATGTTGGTGAGTGCTTTTCTTAGAAATGGATGCCTTCCTGCCTCAGGTGCCAAGAGGGAGTCtggattaaaaataaaggataaaagaaaagcaaCCCTCACAGGAGGTTTAAACCAATCACTGGGTTCTTCCCTGCTGGGGAGAGTTTACTTTTCCAAGGTCAGTGTTCCTCTGTGGATTTAGTcttttcctttgtctcctgctCTCAACTTTCTTTGAAGGAAGTTTTCTTATAAATTGTGGCTTGGCTTTCTATAACACTTCCCATGAGTCTCTCACACTAGCTGCAGAAGGCCATTTACACTTCCTTCTTAGGACTGAAGTGGAGGAGAGGAAAGCTCACTTTTTCTGATGGTTCAGGGGCCTCTGCTTTTCCCTCTCCTGGGAATGTGATTCTCACTACTTTGTATACCTAGCTTCTCCTGGTCTCAGATCTCAGCAAAAAATGTCATCCATCTCTTCAGAGGCCTTTCTATCCCAACCAAGGCAAATTTTAAGCCTCCtcctcagttatttttttttattataccacatgatattatataaaataaaatctcatgttttattttttctccatagCGCTTATGACTCAAGCATATGGTTGATTTGTTTAAGAATATAAGATCCAAAGTCCCACTTTATAGCTCAAGAAACTATatgcaatatcttataataaactataatggaaaagaataaaaaaaaaagtaagatctaGGACATCCTTGTCTGTTTTCCTCAGTGCTATATCCATAGTGCCTGGCATTAAATGCTTGGTATACAGGAGATAATAAAAAAATACGTATTGAATGAATAGTTAATTAGTTATAAAAGAGGAGTGAGCAATGGGATGCCATCAGCACTGGAGTAAAGGAGCTGACGCCTTTCAAAACCAAGGAAGCAAACTAATGAAGAGAGGTTCACAGATATGTTCAAGGCTACTACCAGCCCAGAAAGTCACTGATTTTCTAATGCTTACCCGGATGAAATCTTTGCAATTGGCCATCCTGCCTGGTGGCATCTTCCTCAGAACAGAACACAAGTTGATGGCAATAAGCATCTTCTATAGAGCATACAGAGCAAATGGAAATACATACCACATGATCACTGCTACCAGTCTCATGATGGCTTCGTTGAGAGAATCAAAGAACTCTCGCAGGGCCTGGCCCTGCTCCTTCATGTTTCCAATCACAA
This genomic interval carries:
- the SLC1A3 gene encoding excitatory amino acid transporter 1 isoform X1, producing MTKSNGEEARLGGRMERFQQGVRKRTLLAKKKVQNITKEDVKSYLFRNAFVLLTVTAVIVGTILGFTLRPYRMSYREVKYFSFPGELLMRMLQMLVLPLIISSLVTGMAALDSKASGKMGMRAVVYYMTTTIIAVVIGIIIVIIIHPGKGTKENMHREGKIVQVTAADAFLDLIRNMFPPNLVEACFKQFKTNYEKRSFKVPIQPNETLVGAVINNVSEAMETLTRITEELVPVPGSVNGVNALGLVVFSMCFGFVIGNMKEQGQALREFFDSLNEAIMRLVAVIMWYAPLGILFLIAGKIVEMEDMGVIGGQLAMYTVTVIVGLLIHAVIVLPLLYFLVTRKNPWIFIGGLLQALITALGTSSSSATLPITFKCLEENNGVDKRVTRFVLPVGATINMDGTALYEALAAIFIAQVNNFELNFGQIITISITATAASIGAAGIPQAGLVTMVIVLTSVGLPTDDITLIIAVDWFLDRLRTTTNVLGDSLGAGIVEHLSRHELKNRDVEMGNSVIEENEMKKPYQLISQESEIEKSMDSETKM
- the SLC1A3 gene encoding excitatory amino acid transporter 1 isoform X2 — its product is MAALDSKASGKMGMRAVVYYMTTTIIAVVIGIIIVIIIHPGKGTKENMHREGKIVQVTAADAFLDLIRNMFPPNLVEACFKQFKTNYEKRSFKVPIQPNETLVGAVINNVSEAMETLTRITEELVPVPGSVNGVNALGLVVFSMCFGFVIGNMKEQGQALREFFDSLNEAIMRLVAVIMWYAPLGILFLIAGKIVEMEDMGVIGGQLAMYTVTVIVGLLIHAVIVLPLLYFLVTRKNPWIFIGGLLQALITALGTSSSSATLPITFKCLEENNGVDKRVTRFVLPVGATINMDGTALYEALAAIFIAQVNNFELNFGQIITISITATAASIGAAGIPQAGLVTMVIVLTSVGLPTDDITLIIAVDWFLDRLRTTTNVLGDSLGAGIVEHLSRHELKNRDVEMGNSVIEENEMKKPYQLISQESEIEKSMDSETKM